A stretch of DNA from Scomber japonicus isolate fScoJap1 chromosome 19, fScoJap1.pri, whole genome shotgun sequence:
CTGTGAATGTCTGCAAGCAACTACTGTAGATGAACAAAGCTTTACTTCAATGTTTAATAGCTCaactttaaatattcaaatattgaaTTGCGTGTATAAGTGGACATAATGTTACACAtcatacatgtattttatttgtatgtatttgctCTTTTCTCGTCTTAATCGTTTATTGATTGTGATTGATTGTGATTTAAAGAATACAGCTGACAGTGTATTAGTTTAAACAAAGCTGTGTGTCATTGAGCTCCATTGTtcagaaactattaaaaacacatcaatgagccacactgttacactggattaccataaacacacacactgtaattagtcacacacacacacacacacacacacacacacacacacacagtcctgcttGATGGAAACACTCACaagaaaagcacatttattAATCCGCTGCTGAAAATACATCTGCCCAGCTGTTTAAGGTGAATaacttaaccttttttttatattattgaacctatatatatatatgtgttattTAATAATTACATCTTCTGTAATGGGCTTTGGTTTGAGTGCCACATGGTAGGAAAGTCAGAAAGTATTAAAagattgacaaaaaaaatcattagtttttggtctttttttattggatttgttaaAAGTATGAAAACAATTGAGTAACATCACatttatcctttaaaaaaatgaaccaTCACTaatataaatactaataaatactCACcctttcactgtgtttttataataaaattTGAATATGATAATATTAAACACTAAAATGCTCaagtcatttaaaatattttaacatttacactagcaattcctctttctttctctccctgtgtgattgtgtgtgcgtgtatgacttaagtcactttcagggacacaagGGAGACTGCAGTTAATTGGGGACGCCTTACAATTGGGGACAAAATTAGTATGACCAataataaaacactgatttttgggtcagtggttaagttGAGGGTCcaagaaataaatgtaagtcTATATGAATACCCTGAAAGTGACTTAagcaaacctgtgtgtgtgtgtgtgtgtgtgtgtgtgtgtgtgtgtgtgtgtgtgtgtgtgtgtgtgtgtattgatttgtttataGCCTGACAGTTGTGTCTTTCAGCCTCTCAGTGTTTGCAGCCGTTGGACAGTGGAGGACAGTTTCAAAGTGTTTGAGACTTTGTTCAACAACTACAGCTCCCATGATGCATTGGTAGCAAACTTGTGGTTAAGACTTAAGAGGACTGTGGTTATTGaatgtaaataaagataattttaccTTTGATACAATGATGAAATTAACCATCTGTGAGGAGGCGGAGCTTCACTCACTGATGTCAGCGTTTTTTTGTTTACGCCGCCATATTGACTCCAAACTCCTcacttcctccccttcctcttcttcctcccccttttcctcctGCAGCTGTTCCTTTACAgccttcctccccccacctcctgATCCTTTCCCCCCTCCACCTCACCCTCCGTTTTCCTCCTTACAtcatccttccttttatccACCTCcatcacctcttcctcttttatGTTTCTATCGTCCAAGATTTTTACCTCCtttttcttcacctcctccctcttccaCATCCTACCACttcatctccctctccctttctcacCTCTTTTAGCTCGTTGTCTTCGTCCCCATACCTGTGcacctcttctccttcctctccctcatcctgctgctgcacctcactcctcctctatcacttctttttccttcctcctttttgctcctctctcacctccCTCCTCCAAATAGCAGCCGCCTTCCACAGTCTTTTTTCAGCAAGACAGCTGAAAGTTTAAaggccagacagacagacactcagaccgatagacagacagatagacagacagacagacaggttgtcCCTTAGCAGACcccctgcctgtctctctgacagctgatcaaaagaagaaaatgggTCAGGCTTCTGTTCTTCTGTCCTTAATTACACAACAGTCTTTAAACAAAGCAACATCTGCCCAACTACccatcctgctcctcctccatctcctccaccttcttttctctcccttttttttttcctccctcatccTCCTGCTCATCACCGACACAGTGGATTTGGCGACACTTAATTTTCGGGGTTACGTAATTGCAGAATAATTACCTAACCATTTCCACTGCACTGTATTGAAAAGAGGCAGGGGTTGTATAGACAGTGTTCAGTTGCCACATCTCTTACAGTTAGTTCCAATTCATTTGCTTTTAGCGGAGTCTTTTAGTCAGTGAACAGTGtgtcaaaaatgtgaaatttgtcTACAGGTGAGCACACAATTCAATATACGGAGAATAGCATTTGcattatttcaatattaattcaaTAATGAATGGATATTAACTTTGGCTAGATGGCGCTTTTCTCTAAGGAAATTcccatttttgtgttttcatagaaaaaaagaaggattcattcattcattaaaggAAACTTCCTACGAAATTATAGGAAATGATGATGGGACCCATGAATAAACATAAAGCGTTCCAATGAATGgcttttgttttgacttttgtGTTATTGCTGCTATAGGAAGGAAGATTCCTGTTAATATTTTATAGTGTTTTCTACAAGTTCTAGAGGAAAAAAGGGATTCATAACTTATaacatttataaatgtgtgtggctcagtgacaaataaaggttggcaagatgagcaagtCAAAAATctcttaaaaatagttttaaaagcagcatcaagaTTGTTacaatgtacattatgtatttgtgttggttttatatcatttgaaatgacatttgcaccatttttttaaccaaaagtaagactgaatgcacctgaaaatgtcaaatggtgtaaccacaaaagaatgacgaatattaaatattttatcacctacagtgtatttaagtggacttatactaataatgactaaatgtttcctgatctccatgattccacagatgaaatgtaatatttagaacaattgtattccattagctttatttaatataaatgttataatgtaagatcatgtcaaactagttgatatggtgttttattgacaatttactgtttttaagcaagttgaatgatttggtacaaagtttttatggttacaccacttagacatttttaccataatcctctaatatattctctcgaaatggattaaaagcagaaaaaaagaaaagaaaaaaaagaagaatgtgtgcaagttattcatatgtttattttcacattttaaccctttaaacttgactaaaccacatgaacacaaaatgtTATTGAcccatataataaaataataagactACTTTACTGCCCATATaccacattacacattacacacatgttCTTTCATCCCTGCAAAAGTGTATCAAGATATTCTGAGAATGTTGAACAAATTTCGTGGATTGTTATTTTAGTACATAAAAAATCTATAGCCTGGTTCCAGACCTCTGGATGACTCCAACAACTGTAACTTGTTTTAGTGATTCAAAATAGGACCGCTCTCATTGACGGCTGTTCCCTCTGTCGTACAAAtaatcaaccaatcagagctTGGTAGGTGGGAATAAAGAACGGGGACATCCTCTTTCTGTGCCAGAGCCAAAGTGTGGATGAGATCAATGCAGCTGTGCAGGTTGCTGTGGGTCGACTTACAAAATTAACAACTCTCTGATCGACATCTTTCTTTTATTGACGTGAGAAACGTGAAGTTAAATGCTCCTGGCAGCCAGCTTCTGTATCAACTTCCAACTGGTTGGTTGGAAATCTGGTAAAATGAAAACGATGTCAAACTGaataaatgaagtgaaagaaaatgatAAATCAGTCTGATTCACAGGCTAGAAAAAGCATTCACTAATCAAAATCGCATTAAAAGAACATTCTATTTATTACTCTACATATGTGTCCTAATTTAGTAGAAtactaacaattattttgacTGAGAAGTTGTATCTGTTTGCAAAGTAAATGTGGAGCAAGAAGGTAATTTCAGTGTCTGAAAAAAGCTGCATTATATGATCATTAGCAATGATCAGACAAAAGTAttgtaatttaatataaaaatgagtgtctgattgttttttgtgtctttattccTGTTTTGCATCAGTGAAAGatgaagagataaagagagagagacagagagacagagagacagagagacagagagacagagagacagagagaattATTTAGCAGTCATTTGTCCTTGGAAGTGTAATGAATTGTAAAGTGAACGGGCTACAGGCCATAATGCTCTTTCAGTGCAGCTCCCACGCTCATCACTCCACCCAGAGACTGTCGATAGCGTCCCAGCAGTCTGCACTCAACACTGTGAACCATGCAGCTGCAAACATCTGTCTGAAAGCCTCACAACTGTACTCACTGAAAAACtgctcatttttttgttgttgttgtgtcatATTAAGTCATGTCATATGTTGTCACATGATGTGATGTGGTTTTGTCTCTTGTCATAACATGGCATGTCATACAGTATTATGTCATGTAATGTGACAGTTGTGTATTTTCATTCACGTTATGTCATTTCTTTCATGTCACATTTTTGAGATGTTGATGCATCTGATGTCATAAGATGTCATCAtatatcgtattgtattgtaacatcatatcatatcatatcatatactgtaatgtatcatctcatctcatatcatatatatcatattgtatcatagCATTCTATCGTataatatcgtatcgtatcatattgtatcgtatcatattgtatcatattgtattgtatcatatcatgtCCTATTATATGATATCGTATCAGATAGTATTGTatcatatcttatcttatcatatatcatattgtaccatatcatatcatattgtatcgtatcgtatgaTATTGTATCATATggtatcatattgtatcgtatcatattgtatcatatcatattgtatcatatcgtataGTATCCTATCATATCCTATCATATCCTATCATATCCtatcatatcgtatcatatcgtataGTATCCTATCATATCCTATCATATCCTATCATATCGTATAGTATCCTATCATATCCTATCATATCGTAttatatcgtattgtatcgtatcatatcgtattgtatcgtatcatatcgtattgtttcgtatcgtatcatatcgtattgtatcgtattgtatcgtattatattgtatcatatcatatcgtattgtatcgtattgtatcgtattatattgtatcatatcatatcgtattgtatcgtatcatattgtatcatataattttatatatcatatgatattgtatattaatgtgtaatCATCGGCCAATGTTAATAATCTTCTGTACTTCTTTAGCAATATAGATTTATGATCTGTCATGCCAATATAGCATATTTGAATATgatattcattaatatttgttATGTTACAACATGAAATGGTATGTCAGGACACTTCACATACATTGTGAGACATTTCATCTCATGTCATAAGATGTCATGTCATGTTAAGGTGCTATGTGATATGTGATATAATGTCATTCATATCCCATCACAATATGTTGTTTCATCTCATGTCATGTTATCTAATGTCCTGTCAGATCAGGTCATGTCATTTCACATCATAGTATGTTGTATTATGCCAATGTCATACCAAGTGTGTCATCATTTAACGCCATGTTAAACTGTGATGTcaaaacttcataaatgtatcaATTAATTGGATAAATGATCATCATAATTTAAGTGACATTAACTTTGTTAATAGTTTTGTGGATAATGCTGCACCCTGCATCATGTTGgctgctgttgtgttgttatTTGAGATTCAGCATCAGTCTGGACCAGTGATTTCTGCTATTTGATGGGTTTCACTTTCTATCCGTCTTTAAGCTGCATTCATGTGCTGAAGGAAAGTCTGAGATTTAGAGCTTCAATGATGAATCAgtgttgcatttatgtattattttgtgATCCAACCTTAAAGATGTGTCTGACAGTTTGTAAAGAAAAGGAACATTTCCTCAGAATGGGAGGTTTTGTTGTCTATCAAGTCACTTCTGGTTTTATCGCAGATTTATCACGTGTAATTTCCTGTCAACTTATTTTATCTCAACAATCGAAGGCAGCAGGTGATGAGGTAAGAGCTGAGATGAGATCAAATTTTAATGATCCCTGTGGGCAAATTGCTTCtttgcagcagaagcagcagcaacaacagcagcagaaacagcagcTCAGGGGGAAAAACAGCATCCTTGATTTTCTACAAAGAATTCACAGATTCaatgatgttgttttttgtttcacatacagtatagtgtATGTTGACATCTGCAGGATGTCATTTTGCATCACAGACACTGCTGGACACTTTCAGACACTGTGCCTCTCTCTTCCTAGAGCCTTGTTGCTCAATCTGACCAAAACAACCAAGACTTTACCATATAACACACTGTAAAATGCCTAGACTGATACATTATGGGAAAACCCATTGATTTGTGTACATTTTAGAGTGAATTTTCAGTATAGTATTAAAGATTTCCTTTGATATTATATTaatccatatttattttcattcaatatactttttaaatctgtttaccAATGTATTTTTCATCTATTGTGATTACTAGTCTCTATATAGGAATGCAAAATGTCATCTTCCAGGATTTAGGATGAGATAAGATAATCtagctatacacacacaccataacTCCTTATATCACATATGAGAATGAATGTGGATTTTGAGTATTTTCGGTTTATTTctaatcatatttaaatattccAATAGGAGACCGAGCACATCACGAGCCTTTACACTCATATTTAAGTCCAACTGATAAGTCACTGTGGTAATATTCTCTTTCATAGGAATACTTGACAATTTTCTCTCAAATCCCACCCAGAGCAGCTCCATCGTCCACACAGCTGCATCCACCACGCCACACCCTCCACATTCCCGCTGGTCGCTCTGATTGGCCCGCTGCAACGTCACTCAGGCAGAGTGaagccccccctccctctccagtCCTATAccgcccccccgcccccctcctccccagcaGCAGGTTGGGTTGAGCGGTCTGCTAGGGGACCGTGGACAGCTCCCGTCTGATGAGCAGAGcagcacaggaggaggagagggctGGATATGGGGGAGCCACCGCACAGGCCCGTACGATCGagataaaaacacttttttttttcttttttaaatgtgcacgTACCGgagaaaatacacaaagacacCGAGCTGGAGAGGCCTTAGGAGGACGGGGAAACAACCGAGGAAGTGAAGGAAAAGTGGGGATACGGCTACTGACCCATCCCGGCGCATCAGGGGAGAAGCaggggagagaaaggaggagaggagaaggagataTAATTCCGCTCGACCCGATGGACTGAGaggacagatgaatgaagaCTGCCTACACTAACGCCTATAGATGCCTGGCCAAGGATCTGGACGCTTACGCCATGAACACGGACATGACAATGGACGGCATTGGCAGCCTGCATGGCGGGGTGTCGGTGAGCTCCGTGGTCCCTGACGCGGAGCTGATGAGCGGCCACAGCCCGCACCACGGCCGGGGGAGCTCCGCGGGGGGACACggggcggcggcggcggcggcagcgTCCGCCCTGAGGATACACCAGGACCTGGCAGCCGCCGCCGCCTCATCCCGCTCAGCCATGGTGTCCGGCATGGCTACGATACTGGACGGTAGCGGGGAGTACCGGCCGGAGCTGTCCCTGCCTCTGCACCACGCCATGAGCGTCCCCTGCGACACGTCCTCTCCCGGGATGGGGATGAGCGGTACCTACACCACCTTAACCCCGCTACAGCCGCTGCCCCCCATATCCACCGTGTCGGACAAgtttcaccatcatcaccatcaccaccaccaccagcggCTACCCGGGAATGTCAGCGGGAGCTTCACCCTGATGCGGGACGAGCGGGGGTTACCGGGCATGAACAACCTCTACAGCCCCTACCACAAGGACCACATGTCCGGGATGGGTCAGAGCCTCTCCCCAGTGCTGGGCAACGGCCTGGGGTCAATCCACAACACCCAGCAGGGTCTCCACAATTATGGCACTACGACGCACGGAGGCCACGATAAGATGCTGAACTTCGACGCGCACCACACCGCCTCCATGCTGGCCAGAGgggaccaccaccaccaccagcaccgaGGCCTCGGTGGCCCGGCGGCCGGGATGATGCCGCATCTAAACGGGATGCACCACCCGGGTCACCCGGCCGCATCCTCGGCGGGTCACCacacccacccccacctccaGTCTCCATCCCACGGGCCCGTGTTGGCTTCCACCCGGGAAAGACCGCCCTCCTCCTCGGGGACGCAGGGGGTGAACAGCTCGGGGCAGCTGGAGGAAATCAACACCAAGGAGGTGGCGCAGAGGATCACGGCGGAGCTGAAGAGGTACAGCATCCCCCAGGCCATCTTCGCCCAGAGGGTGCTGTGCCGCTCCCAGGGGACCCTGTCGGACCTGCTGAGGAACCCCAAACCCTGGAGTAAACTAAAGTCAGGCCGGGAGACCTTCAGGAGGATGTGGAAGTGGCTGCAGGAGCCCGAGTTTCAGAGGATGTCGGCCCTCAGACTGGCAGGTAAGAGCAGGAGAAACACAAGCTGCTGTTTTGGTTTGCTTTTGTGAGTCAGGAGGAAAACTAGGAACACAAACTAAACTTCATCTTTTGCTGgctttgttttggggtttttttccccctcgtGTCTTCTTTCTGGCACAGCGCTCCAATTTAGACGAATGAAATTTATGTAGAATCACTGGTGTTATGATTACCATTAttgatcaaaaacaaaaagggatCGATATGAAATGACAAGGTCACGGGATTTCCCTCCAACAGTCCCCTCTGTCTCTGCGCGCTGTGCAGTAACCCAGATGTtattccctctctccctgcgtGTTAGTTTAGTAACTGCGCTTTTACTAACAATCAGTTGAATATCCGGCTCAACATGAAATCCAAATTtagatcaaattaaaaatcattttaatacattcaaatataaaacagagggaaaatgacaaaaataggCTTTATTTGAAAGGGATTCTTTAAATTTCGGAATTTTGCGCATATTTGGGAAAATAATCCAATTTGCAAGTTGATGTGTTTAGGCTTGATTAAATCAGCGAGGTGCCACTGTGCATCCTCTGTGTTATTAAGTGTTTTAATTCAAGCTTCAGGGATTATATTATTCAGATGTTATTACTGCTGTCATTAACCCGTTAGAGGCTGATTGTAGTGTTATgtagcagaggagagagagagggagagggagaggtgtGAGAAAGCActcagagcagacagagagggtCGGGAGGCGGatttgtgtttgattgtggGGGAGCTTGAAGTGATCAGTAGGCTGTGACACATAAAGGTTTGTAGCATCAGTGGGTCTGGTGCCCCCTCTAGTGAGGAACCTGGTTTCTGTCCCAACAACAAGCTTCTTTTGTCTGGAGggggacagcagcagcagcaggggaaggagcagaaataaagaaggatCAGGTGGCTTTAATGATCAGGTTGAAGGCAGATTCTGTTCAGTTTTGCAGGaatattgtaaaataattaGAGTTGAATGTTGATATTGAGGTTTAGTTTACATGTGGTGAGATTTTGAGCAAGATtaggtttattttttaaatgtatttggaaTTCTGTTGCTCTATTATTACAATGAGAAGGCTTTAATTTCACATTAAAGTGCCAAAATCTGATTTGTTGTTAGATGATAACAAGGTGAACATATTTAGAATTAGTCATATATTGTCAAATTGAAGCATTAATAAGCAATAGTGTAAATTagagtaaaaataaaagcagatcAGTGATGTATAAACCTTTGTTTTTATGCACTTATTTATCTCTCACTTGATGTCATTTAGTATATAATGAGTGAATTTAAGCACATCTTACATCTTATAataacatatttcattttgggCCCATCATCTTTAATTGTGCAGTTATAGGCCTAATACAATTGACCATTTTGACTACAGTTTTTATTAATCCATTTTTAagcttaaaatacatttttttaaaatcaaagaaACCAAATTAGTAACACACGATCAACATTAAAGGGAAATTAGAATAACAAAAAAGCATAAATGgattatgcatgtgtgtgtcattgatATAGAGAGAAATGCATGGTGtataattagtgaaagaataaTCCTATTACATTAACAGCCTATTACAGAGGACTCCAGCTGTTTATGAATTTGAACCTTTGGAGCCAATGTGGGTATAATCAGTGTCCAATGAAAAGCATGTATCTCCTGATTGTCAGCCTTTCATGAGTTGAGAAATGCAGCCTTGTTTTCAGCTttgtgacattaaaaaaaacatagttaACATAGTAATTGTCTCAATaaaaaaatcctcacatttatctgaaaAAATCTCAAATCTTAAACATATGGATATACATGGTTTCCACTGAATAgcaataaaaatgatattttcttCATCTAATAAAGTAGGAAAACTTTCTGAATGGAAGTTATAAGAGGTGCAGTCAGGTTATGAACTAACCTTACTGTATAATAATGAATGGAGGCCATGAATAGGATTTATAACTAAATTAATTCAATTATATTcctttaataaaaaagaaataataaaagaaatcaGAGCAGCAGTCCAATTTTGAAAAGGACATTTCTTACTATCCGCACTTTAACTTCGCTCCATTTAACTTCTAATCCTTAATAGACTCATTCAAGTACTGGAGACTGCTTTGAGTTTCAATGTGAAAACTCTTCAAATTCTTtctattttatgtttaaataaagaaactgAATCAAGTAGTATCCTCCATCATTTATCTGACCTTCACGACATTGTTGATGCTCAGCAATTAATTGAATCCACAATTTTATTTGACTCCGCCAGCTCATAGACACACGAACATAACGAATCAGAGCCGACTAACATATagatatatttactgtaattaacTAGACGTCAAACATATTGTATCTATACAGGTTCAGTTATGTCTGGTTggtatattctgtatataataaGTGAAATAGTGCAACGCTGGAATAAATATGCTACTGTACGATAGACATCTTTGTAATAAATTATAATTGTAAGTAATACTGTTAACGGGAAATAATACTGATTCAGTGTAGGAACAAGAAAAATGTCACAATTACACAGTCCTTTAGAAAACTACAATATATTTACCTCTATATGTGCTGATTTTAAGTTTTCTGATAAACCGAATTGAATCTTTGGACTTTATGGGTTGAGGAAATTCTCCGACTACATTAACTAAAAGAAGAGAATTATCATAGATATACACTCAAAACAAGGCTTTTCTTATTTCAATAAAAGTTGACATATAGTAGATGCATGGTTTTTATTGGACAGTGTGttactgtaaatattgtttGTGTAGTCTACAGTGTTTCAGTAAAATACTTTCAATTAAATTATATACAGCTTGTTTTATATGTATAGGACTCTCCGGACAGCAGTATTGATACTGCTGGTGAAACAAAGTAGACTGAAATGGATTCCTTtctatttttcacttttatcaTATTTGAGAGCACACTTTATTCTTAAACATACTTGTCAAAATGATAC
This window harbors:
- the onecut2 gene encoding one cut domain family member 2 isoform X2; this translates as MKTAYTNAYRCLAKDLDAYAMNTDMTMDGIGSLHGGVSVSSVVPDAELMSGHSPHHGRGSSAGGHGAAAAAAASALRIHQDLAAAAASSRSAMVSGMATILDGSGEYRPELSLPLHHAMSVPCDTSSPGMGMSGTYTTLTPLQPLPPISTVSDKFHHHHHHHHHQRLPGNVSGSFTLMRDERGLPGMNNLYSPYHKDHMSGMGQSLSPVLGNGLGSIHNTQQGLHNYGTTTHGGHDKMLNFDAHHTASMLARGDHHHHQHRGLGGPAAGMMPHLNGMHHPGHPAASSAGHHTHPHLQSPSHGPVLASTRERPPSSSGTQGVNSSGQLEEINTKEVAQRITAELKRYSIPQAIFAQRVLCRSQGTLSDLLRNPKPWSKLKSGRETFRRMWKWLQEPEFQRMSALRLAAAAAFR
- the onecut2 gene encoding one cut domain family member 2 isoform X1 produces the protein MKTAYTNAYRCLAKDLDAYAMNTDMTMDGIGSLHGGVSVSSVVPDAELMSGHSPHHGRGSSAGGHGAAAAAAASALRIHQDLAAAAASSRSAMVSGMATILDGSGEYRPELSLPLHHAMSVPCDTSSPGMGMSGTYTTLTPLQPLPPISTVSDKFHHHHHHHHHQRLPGNVSGSFTLMRDERGLPGMNNLYSPYHKDHMSGMGQSLSPVLGNGLGSIHNTQQGLHNYGTTTHGGHDKMLNFDAHHTASMLARGDHHHHQHRGLGGPAAGMMPHLNGMHHPGHPAASSAGHHTHPHLQSPSHGPVLASTRERPPSSSGTQGVNSSGQLEEINTKEVAQRITAELKRYSIPQAIFAQRVLCRSQGTLSDLLRNPKPWSKLKSGRETFRRMWKWLQEPEFQRMSALRLAACKRKEQDTAKERNSTPKKSRLVFTDLQRRTLLAIFKENKRPSKEMQLTISQQLGLELTTVSNFFMNARRRSLDKWTDDGSSPGAQSSASSTCTKA